GGCCCTTTGAACTTTGAGAATTATCAGATGACTTCTTCCCCTCTTGAACTGATTTACTATGGCTGTGATCCCTCATAAAAAAATCTACGGAGGTTTTCTCTGGaagttttaatttcatttcttcTGCCACAGATTGATTTTTTCCTAAAATCTCAGTTAAGAATATATCAGTCTGTGGTGCATTTTGTTTTGTGGTGTCACTAGCTTTGTTGTAATCATCTTTGTTTAGAGAGGATTTTTCCTGCTCAGGCAAACCAAAATTGAATAACTGAGGCAACTTGATACCGTTTTCCCTATTCACACTTTTAAAACTGCAGACAGAgcctttgccaaaagaaagaaagtttatTCCCTTAGGTGTCACAGCTGGCAATTTCTTAGGAATGTCCACCTTGTTTTGAGTTTTGTGAAATGAACTTTGATCTTCACGGGTCCCAATTTGTACAGGACTTCCCTTGGTTGTTACTGTGCTTTGTTTCAGAGAACTAAGGCTGGGTGATAATTTAGCAAGATTGATGAAACTAATTCCTTTAGGTGGTGTAGGCTGTTTCTGTACAGTGTTTGTCACTTTATGTTCAACACTGGTGCAAAAATGAATTCCTGCAGAATTAGTTAAGTGGTTTTGCTGGACAGGAGTAGAGCCATGATTGTTGTTAAGTGGTGTGCTGGAATTTGCATTTCCAGACAGAAGTGGAGACAACTCTGGTCTGCACATATTTGAAGCTGTAGGGATGTCTTCTTTCGTTGATACCTGAATCAGAAAGTTCCCATTTTAATCTATGTAACAATATAGTTATACAGTTCAGATGcatgcaaataaaaattaagattgaTATCAAGTTTATATTAAGTTCATTAGCACAGTCATTTACGAGTGAAATCAAGTCACATAGGATGTTTTACCTGGTGAGAAAACAAGCAAGCATCACCTCTATAACAAGAGCCTTTGGACACAAAATTGGTACAAGGATATTTTGAGAGCTGGTGATCAAATGGGCAATCATCCCCTTTCATGCAAGAGTGACGAGCAAAGTGAGTACACGGCTGCAATTTCAAAATCAATAAGGTCTTGTAATTTCTCCCGGTTCTTGTTATAACTTGTGGTAAAAATATAATAGGGAGTAATTTTTTAGAAAGACCAATACCTTGGATTTTGTTAGAGGCACTACATCATGTGAAAACTGACACTTGTCACCCTGCCAAGTTTGTTTAGGAATAAGCAAGTGAAAAGGAAGTAAGAATGATTTGATAATTTTCCCATATGGATATCAAATATACTATAATGcagaaattgcaaaaacacaCCACTCTTACAATAATAACCTGGATGGGCTACTTTAACATAACCATACCTAACAGATTATCAAGGGCTCAGGCAAATTGAAATGtcacaatataaatatttaaaatgaagaaCCAGCAAAAGTTTTTTAATCTAACTTTTAAATACGGAAATCTTCTTGCATAACAGACACATTGCATTTTACCTATTAGATTTGCAGATAATTTTAGAAAAGTGAAATTGAATGGATTTGATGAAAATGTACATGactctgacttacaaccctatATATAATGTCAGCAATCATCTAAGATAAtggttagttataaattataactatcTGATATTGACAGCTATAACTGACAAAGGACAGCTCTAGCAGAAAGAAATACAGTGAGTGATATAAACtataaaggaaaacaaagaaaaataaatcagagTGATCATCCAGAAGAGTAATCTATTACATTACcccatatatattataaattaacttCATGCAAATCTAAGTTAGAATAAGTGAATATATCAATTACCTCTTAAATCAGTTAAATGAATTATCAACACCAGAATAACAAATTGTCATATTATCATGCAATAGCTCAATGTAAAATAATCACAACAATTAAAATCAACAAGAATAAAGATGATGTGTTAGATATAtgtataaagagaaaaatatttcatagtTTAATATAATTGGGTAAAAGCTACCTCATGGCACCTTCCATTGAGATAATGACGACAATGTGAGACAACTTTTGGTTTCTGCACATGCTGTAACTGCAATCTTTTAACACCTAGTTGTTTGTTCTTTTCTGCTCTCTTCTTTCTATCTGCTTTCTACATAACAAAGTTTTATCAAATAAAGAAATCAGTCACACGCTGAAAACATACagatttataaattattcttcacaaataacaGAATATCATTTAATTGATGTTGAAATGATTTCAAAAGAGGTTGACTTAACAAGCTTCAAAATCCATATCAAAAGTTAACAGAACatcaagaaagaaaatcaaagcaCTATCAGAAGAAtaccttcttttttcctttgttcCCACCACGCTTATTCTTTTTACTGGCATTATCCAACTGCAGCAGATGATCAAAACTTAGCAAAAGGAGAATCAATGTAACTAGTCTTAAAATCATTACACAGTCGGTCCACAATATGGAACTCCACATAAGGTGTCCAAAGCTATGGTTGAACATGTAATTCTTATCATATTTCtgatttttagttaattttgccCAAAAAAAGCTcaaataggaaaaataattgGGAACTGAAATATAAATACTTTGGATATAGACACACAAGTACAATAATGTGATCACACTTTCTTTTTATTGGTTAGGGGAAAGGGAGGGGGGGAACTGTGGAAAACATTGCAATGCTagccaaaaatattttgaacttaCTGAGCTAAATATAACAAAAGGATCATCATTGGATCAATATCTTTAATTCATCATTGGTGGTACATACtaagaaaattgaaagtaacaaaaacaaaatgaagcTTAACGTGATCACAAGTTaacggaaaaaaaaattaacaataacttTAGAAGAATACCTTTGTTTTATCTTCCTTCTGACATTCAATAGTTTCTTTAGAAATTGCTACTTCAACTCCACATACAATCCCTTTCTTGCCACTAGTTCTAGGCTCCACTTGTCCATTATTATTGTAATCTTGAAATGCATTTACCAAAGAGGATTTAGAGTCATagcctttttccttttcttgatTCTCAATCTTAGAAGGATATATCATGTTTCCAGTTACATTTTCAGGCTTCTGAACCTCATCTACTTCCATCTGTCGTAATATTAAAGCATCTGCAGAAGCCACATCAAATAAATTGCCATCTATTCCCAAGTCTCCAGAAATTTCTCCTTCCTCCACTTCTGATTGGTAATCCATCAACTCAACTTCACCACCATCACTACGTGTCTTATCCAATTCCAAGTTCAAGGGGATTAATTCACTATCACAAATAAGATCCTCAGTTCCTTTCATAACCTGCTCAAACTCATTCATTAGCTTTTGCTCCTTATCAAAACCATTTGCTAGGGTAGACAAGTCCTCTATTCCCATCATATGTTCTATATCATCTAGGACCATCTTGTTAGAAGTAAAATCCATATCCTTGTCTTCAACCCCCTCAATGGTTTCCTGGACCTCCGGTATATCCTTCTGGCATATAGGATCCTTGGGATCCAAAAAATCAGAATCAACAACTTCGGAGCACTTAGGCTCCTTTTCCTGGTTTTCTTGATCCATTCTACCACTGCCATTATCTTGAAACAGGGAAAAAATAgcattttttaagagaatggTAAATAAATATGAGAAGAACACATTAAATAGAAACTAACAGCAAATTGAACCATAACCAAAAACCTGATCTTAAACTCTTATTCCTAACCCCAAGTGGAaactttaaagaagaaaaaaaggtgcCCTTTTGATTTCAATTTACCAAAAATTCATTCAACACTGAATTgaaacaacattaaaaaaaaatatcacaagagCACAATTGAATTGAAACTACCAATAGATTGATCCATAATCACAACTTAATCTTAAAAACCTTCAAACTTGAATTACTAATCCAAATgtgaacttaaaaaattaaaaaaaagtacccttttgaaattatttaacaaCACTACAAGTTCATAGAAGCGCAtagtaatgataaaaaaaaaagagtagaaaCAAAAAAGGTAGGGTTTTGATGTTGAAACACATACCGGGAATGTTGACGGGTTGAGTTGAAGCTTCAAGAATTGAAGCGTTGTAAGCAGAAATGTGAGAGAGGAGGTGAACGAGGGCACGGTAAGTGTTGCTACGCAATTGGGATCGACAGTATGGAGGGAAATCCATTGTGAATTTGGAGAAGAATGATTCACCTGTGAAACGCAATACATGTGGGTGTCATTTTGGAGAGAATCACAATCCTTGGTTTCCTTGTCGTTTGGGTAATGTAAGAAATTTGGGCGCTATGGAAAGGGAAGGGAACACAACTCAAAAACATTATGGAATTCGACAAGGCATTCTTTTACCTTTCTTCACCAATGCGTTTTGGGAACGACTTGAGAAAACCCACGCAGAACAAGAGAGTGAAGAAGGGTTTTTGCGGTGCCCATGCGTTTTgggaaatttttaatttcacccAAGAGCTGAACGTCGCcgtttttaacttcttttttttaataaataaaacccGACCCAATCGGGTCAATGTGACCCGCTGGATCACCCGTTCAAAGCCAAACCGTGCTGAGTGGGGCTAAGTTACATGATTGGGTGCCCAATTCCCAAACCAATGTGTGAATCCGGCCGGTACAAACCAAATCTGATAACAATCATAACAACatttagaaaataacataacatgtaatttaataaattaaagtataacaatatgaaaatataataaaatatttaaataataacatataatacaataaattaaataataatatgctataaaatgatatatcatataataaattcaagactaatagtaataaaatatgagaaaatggaTTATACATTAAcggtattaaattttttatgtaatcttttcatcacaatttattatatataataagtttattaatttttaaagtaattatcttaaaataaatcaaacgaTGAATTGTAATTGAACGAAAATGTATACTATCAATGCATAAAGATGAAGTTTATAAAAGATATGTATTATATCTAAGTATTGGACTTTAACCAACAATTTGTAAGAATGGGAGTGAGGAAGCAACCGCCGCGCGGAGGGATATTTTGAGACCAACAAGGCTGTGGTGTTTCCTTCCATTTATctaattttactttttgatTAATTAAGATACTAATTTAGAAGGAATGTTAataatagatttttattttcttataagtaTGAAAtagttttgttaattaattaagatttttaaaagttCTTATCCTCGTCCTTATTCTAACTTTTCAACATATTTCATTCTATAAGTGATCATCTTTATCCCGATTTTCCATCACATTCCATCCTATAAGTGACGGGTATGTCATTTCCATCTTGATAGAGtcattaaacataattttaaatacatatttttatgaataaagcatggtttaaaataatatataaaaaatgaatgataatttagttaaataagaagatattaaataaataatatatgatgagtaaaaaaaaatgattctatACATTAGGATTTCACAGAGAAGATAGTTatattgattttgtttcttttttcttaatataagaaaataataatgatttatctataaatttttaagattttaaatattatgtaaaaaatttgaaacaaattcttgaattaagtttttgtttatgtcctttaattatttatttaaacaaaagcaagagaaaattaaatttgattagataaaagaaaatgttcATTAAATTAGTTAAGTCAAGAGATagtaagagaaaaataaatctatgttaaaatgattataacattaattaaaaaattctaaaactaTAATAGAATATAATTTCTTCCAATTCAAATATTAAGGAGATTTAAAATAAACTGAAAGTGGGAGCAGGAAAGTGATCTCTGATTCTCCAACTGTGGAGACTTAAGATCCCTTGGTCGTTCAAACAGCATGCATGTCCATtaatagaatataatttttttcccgtCTCCATTAATTCGTTGCAACACAATGTGGACAAAGCCATTCACAAACAGCATGCATGTCCATCATCATCGATCTTCTTCATAGCAGCAGCATTGTCATCAGCCACCAGTGCAAGTCAAAGGGAGATTAATTTGTTGCCATGGGGGCTATCCTTGTGGTGTTTattgtgagaatgtggtgttatattttaagatatgatttgtttagtgaattttttatagatttaataattatatttaatttaaatttaaatttttaaatgttttaattataactttttattatttttaatcatcatctattgattattattaattatttttatattctcatATGAAAAGTATTCTCACaataatcatattatatatatatatatatgaacaatgttagcaatatattttttaatatttttttaaatatattctctCTATTGTgtgttaaaatttaagaaaaactataattttttattaatttttattcttatttaataactATCTCATGATTCTTGTTATATATTATTGGGTTTCTAGGTTGATAATCATAAATACACAGTTATTGAGACAGGAAGAAAATAATCAGTGCCTGTCCCTGTGATGTACATGCTGGAGACAAAATTTTGCTAGAAAAACAGTAACAGTTAATTAGGCTGCAACACATTTATGTCCCGcttaataattcatatataaattattatctacTACGTGAGTAGTCTTTTAGTAACACAATTAGCTGTAATTAATTAACACACATCATTATTAATGAAATACTATTTTCACATAATTTATACATGTTGCTATTTTATAATTCTCGCTTAAATTCTTCTCTATATTGGTCTTTTCCTGCACCCAAGTCTTTATTAATTCCTTCAAGGTTATCTTCGATCACTTCAATTGATTGATCGAGCCCAAGCTTGCATGCTCTCTTTGTTTCCCACTAACTATAAAATGCGGGAAAATGCTGACAGAATTACATGTCACCAAAATAGAGACTAAGAAAGTATCAGAAGAGAGAAACATCAAAGTGGAAATTTCTGAAATTTATTATATGGAAATCCGTGTAAGTTTTTTGGACTCTCTTATAGAAATTACAGAATATTAATGTTGTGAGAAATATACATGTTGTCCAAGATCTCTACAATGTAATTTCTTGTATGTTCACCCTGGAAAATTACAGTAGAATTATGTTTACAATTTTCCTATTTATTGAGTTTGAAGCTAATTAGATTCGATGATCTGTttgtatgtttatattttaatttttgtgaatTGTTTTGCCTACTTAAGAGGTTAGGTTAAATTTCACGCATGTATTGTTGACTGGAATTGGATTTGTGATTAAAACACAATCATGCAGGtcgatttggataaattttaaaataatggaaTCCTAAATTTGAAaagattgttattttttttttatgctaattttcacggatattaattaaaaggcCAGGCGAGCCACATTTAATTTGCTTCAATGACAATGTTTCTGTTGAGGCTGGGAATCTGAATTCTCACCGGAAGCATATAAACCTTCTTTTTTGGTTCTAGCCGGAGAAAGATAGTGAGACAATAAATAATGGGATCTCTAAATCTAAACCACAAAGGCCTGacattttaattcatgcatatgGTATCAAGAGGATATCCTTAGTAATTTAAGAATCAAATTGTAGCAAACATGTGGTGCTACGCGTAATACAGTGAAATATACATATAGGAGCCAACCATGATATCCTATGGACCATCATAATAAATTTGAGttgttacttttttatattcatacatatataacagtctagtatatatatataaaaaatcatcaaacaaacaaaaaatacgtataaaacaaatatttgaattcattgTCAAGTTATTATCTCCCCCGTACTTACACTctctttcatttatttcaatgaaaaaataagatttttttaaacgaAACTCGATCTACCAATAATTTCATATCAACAATACAATGACAACAACAAACAAGTATAAAAACATACCAAACCCTTAACGTTGTTAACCGCAGGTACTTACTTTGCCGGTAACCTACGACCAACCCTCAAAGCACCGGGATCAACCACATCTTCTTCTCTACCACAAACAGCACCATGCCCTAGCCAAAACCCTTTTCTAACCTTCTTCTTTTTCGTAGTCCTTCTATTTGTAGAATTGTCGGCACCCTTGAAAAGTTTGTTGTgcttattatcattattagatTTAGAATCCTCCGCAACAAGACCACTAAGTTGCCTTGAAATGCTTTGTACTTCATATTCATCAAGAAGTGACAATTTCTTGGCGCGAATCGTGGGTGACCCTTCACTTGGAGCTTCTTGAGCCATTATTCTCATTGCTTCTAACTTGTAACGTGAAGGCCTTGGCACACGGCGAGTTATTGTAGCATCAAACTCGCTAATAGTTTTCCCCTTAGAGCCTGAGTTGTGTTGGTACCATGCCCATGCAGCTGCCTTCACAAATGCTAAgtcattattgttgttgttgttatcttTAGAAGGTTTTCTTCTCTCCATAAGAAGGGTTAGAAAAGAGAACTTGGAGGCCATGAGAATGTGTGGGAAAATGAAGTTCCACGCAATGCAATAGAGCAAAGTAGCTAGTGGTAGGTTTATTTAATTCGTTATTCTATGTTGTTGTGGTTGAATTGAGCACTTCGTCATGTGTTAAGAAAGGTATATGTGACTTTCTTGCACTGTGGTGTGTGTGTGGGTTGGGCCTTAAACGACCTCGTGGTGATGTCAGAAATTAATAGGATCATTTAATTTGGACGCGTGGATTGGGCCCTACTACTAGAATCTGTTCGTTCGTTTGTTTGTTCTAGTTAGAAAAATTGTATTTGTTATGACTTGTCTATTAGAGGGTGCTTTTTATTCTTGTGTTCTTATAGTTTTATAAAACCAgtcattttcatataaaaacgTGGCTACACTTCTAGTTATATACTTAAGAGACTCTTCAACCACTGAAACTGAGATGCTTGTAATCAACCGGTGTTACTAGTATGTATGAAGAAGTAATTTGAAAAAGTAACTATGATTTATGTAGAAGTTTGCGTATGAGAACTTCTGCTGAGATCGAATTTCTATCGTGTCCCCATTAATTAATTTGGGAGTATTAATACGGTTGATTTcggagaaaataaaagattgtttatatgaattttagccgagcacaaaaaaaatcaaatatccaaaaatctttatacattttttatattatttttttggtgatgAACAGATGAATTCGTCCAACAAATTGATTCTAGGCAAAAAGAAACGTAAAATGATCTTCTACATGATTGGAGAGAAGACACGTAGGATAAAAAGGGGGAAAAATTTTATTAACTATTATACCAATATTTGTACCACCTTAAGGAAAAAGAATTATGTGTAAAAAGTAAAGTCTCAAtagaaaaaatttcaatataaaaaacttttttttaggtTATAAAAAGTCTCAATTAAATATCacattctcttaaaaaaaatcatgatattagataacatatgattttttatattatctaaattttttactaaatacaaatttttattataaaataatcttttaaaatcttaatataaTGCACCTCTCTAAGTTACTGCTTGGAATATATTTTCTCAACACAAAAGAAACATAATTCACCCTTTTGCCTATGTTAAAGTAAAAACATCAATGCTCTACGATAGGCATGTGTGATTGTTTTTGAGGCTGCTCATGATTTCCAAAGAATGGTTGTCTCAGCAATCATGGAAGTAACCACATAAGGGTCCATGTGAGACGCAGGCCTCCTATCCTCCTCAAATACCCCTTACCTGCTTTCTCAGCATCCCTCCCTACCCTAATAGAAGCACCACGGTTTGCAACACCCTGCACGCACACCAATATCAATAATGTAAACTAACCAACTAATCCCAACCATATCAAtcaatgttttcattttatggCTCCTTTTAATTTAACACTCGTTAATAAATTAGGTACTATGGAATAAAATGTATTCATTAGCCTATGCTAAAATATGTTAGTAATGTCTCATATATATTcgattttgtttttcatctctaatatttcattttatttttgtttttactctttgatatttcaaaaattttggTTTATGTCCTTGCCGTTGGTCACATCCGTTAACAGTTAATGTATCAATTAGTTCGATACGTTAGTTGTCTATATGATATGTTTGGTCAAATGAGATAGTCATCAATGTGATAAGTAAATAATGACATGActatcaataattaataaattaaaaaaaattcttttgctCTGCCATTGATCTCTtctttctcattctctcacTTCATCGACATCTATTTGTCCTCCATGAACACTTAACAAACATATCACCAATGCGCACCTCCATAAACTTATACAACCCCAAAACCAAACACTTCTTTTAGCGTGCAAACCGAGGACCCTTGCACCATCAACAACATTAGTGCAACCCCTAGGCATGCCACCTACACCACCTCAATGCCACCATGTGCAACCCACCTTCAACTCATAATCTTCACTCATATCTAGGGATGGAAATAGATTGACCGACTCGTTAGGGGCTTGCGGCCTAGTCTGACCTGTTTATTATAAAGGTTAGGTttagactttttttaaaaaaaaattaactaaaaagttAGACCTGATAGACTGacctatttatataataaattaataa
The genomic region above belongs to Glycine max cultivar Williams 82 chromosome 14, Glycine_max_v4.0, whole genome shotgun sequence and contains:
- the LOC100816509 gene encoding zinc finger CCCH domain-containing protein 65; translation: MDFPPYCRSQLRSNTYRALVHLLSHISAYNASILEASTQPVNIPDNGSGRMDQENQEKEPKCSEVVDSDFLDPKDPICQKDIPEVQETIEGVEDKDMDFTSNKMVLDDIEHMMGIEDLSTLANGFDKEQKLMNEFEQVMKGTEDLICDSELIPLNLELDKTRSDGGEVELMDYQSEVEEGEISGDLGIDGNLFDVASADALILRQMEVDEVQKPENVTGNMIYPSKIENQEKEKGYDSKSSLVNAFQDYNNNGQVEPRTSGKKGIVCGVEVAISKETIECQKEDKTKLDNASKKNKRGGNKGKKKKADRKKRAEKNKQLGVKRLQLQHVQKPKVVSHCRHYLNGRCHEGDKCQFSHDVVPLTKSKPCTHFARHSCMKGDDCPFDHQLSKYPCTNFVSKGSCYRGDACLFSHQVSTKEDIPTASNMCRPELSPLLSGNANSSTPLNNNHGSTPVQQNHLTNSAGIHFCTSVEHKVTNTVQKQPTPPKGISFINLAKLSPSLSSLKQSTVTTKGSPVQIGTREDQSSFHKTQNKVDIPKKLPAVTPKGINFLSFGKGSVCSFKSVNRENGIKLPQLFNFGLPEQEKSSLNKDDYNKASDTTKQNAPQTDIFLTEILGKNQSVAEEMKLKLPEKTSVDFFMRDHSHSKSVQEGKKSSDNSQSSKGQKALLSTLAFAAEHESSIKMKYPTGGLPMSSEDSERMFC
- the LOC121172667 gene encoding uncharacterized protein, translating into MASKFSFLTLLMERRKPSKDNNNNNNDLAFVKAAAWAWYQHNSGSKGKTISEFDATITRRVPRPSRYKLEAMRIMAQEAPSEGSPTIRAKKLSLLDEYEVQSISRQLSGLVAEDSKSNNDNKHNKLFKGADNSTNRRTTKKKKVRKGFWLGHGAVCGREEDVVDPGALRVGRRLPAK